Proteins from a genomic interval of Chryseobacterium indologenes:
- a CDS encoding LemA family protein — MKNKGCLGAGTIGIALLIIVAVLFFWGKSGYNNFVTKEQNVNTKWSNIETVYQKRANLIPNLERTVKSYSKFEQETLTQVVEARSKATSINIDPTNMTDADIAKFQAAQGELSGALSRLMAVVESYPNLKADQQYINFQREYTAIENSIRTETVYYNEAAQDYNTSIKTFPNNILANFTNFKEKPYFKAEAGAQKAPEVFK; from the coding sequence ATGAAAAATAAAGGATGTCTGGGCGCCGGAACCATTGGTATTGCCCTCCTTATTATTGTTGCAGTTCTATTCTTTTGGGGAAAAAGCGGATATAACAACTTTGTAACCAAAGAACAGAATGTGAACACAAAATGGTCTAATATTGAGACTGTATATCAGAAAAGAGCGAATCTTATTCCTAACCTTGAAAGAACGGTAAAATCTTACTCAAAATTCGAGCAGGAAACGTTAACACAAGTTGTTGAAGCACGTTCTAAAGCAACATCAATCAACATCGATCCTACCAATATGACCGATGCAGATATTGCAAAATTCCAGGCGGCACAAGGAGAATTATCCGGAGCATTAAGCCGTTTAATGGCTGTAGTGGAGTCGTATCCTAACCTAAAAGCAGATCAGCAGTATATCAACTTCCAAAGAGAATATACCGCTATTGAAAACAGCATCAGAACTGAAACGGTTTACTATAACGAAGCTGCCCAGGATTATAACACCTCGATCAAAACGTTCCCCAATAATATTTTGGCGAATTTTACCAACTTTAAAGAAAAACCTTATTTCAAAGCTGAAGCAGGCGCTCAAAAAGCCCCTGAAGTATTCAAATAA
- a CDS encoding tetratricopeptide repeat protein, producing the protein MNKYIKIAVAAILILLGLYMMIFTRNLGWGIVVFLLAAFPILLFFKNEYILLAFWQLRKQNMEKAAEWLTKITDYQRQLHKSQYGYFHYLEGLTQAQDHPAKVEPLMKKALEYGLNMKHDRAMATLNLAAAAISKGRKQEGQKLLEEAKRLDSAGMMTDQIKMMKDQLKMPSMQKHMHNPNMRNRGKFF; encoded by the coding sequence ATGAATAAGTACATAAAAATTGCAGTAGCAGCAATTCTGATTTTATTAGGACTTTATATGATGATTTTCACAAGAAATCTTGGTTGGGGAATTGTTGTGTTTCTTTTGGCTGCATTTCCGATCCTGCTTTTCTTTAAAAATGAATATATCCTTTTGGCATTCTGGCAGCTAAGAAAACAAAATATGGAGAAAGCTGCAGAATGGCTGACAAAAATAACAGATTACCAGAGGCAGCTTCATAAATCTCAGTATGGGTATTTCCATTATTTAGAGGGATTAACACAAGCTCAAGATCACCCGGCGAAAGTAGAGCCTTTGATGAAAAAAGCGCTGGAATATGGTCTGAATATGAAACATGACCGGGCTATGGCTACCCTGAACCTTGCAGCAGCAGCGATATCTAAAGGAAGAAAACAGGAAGGACAAAAACTCCTGGAAGAAGCAAAAAGATTAGACAGTGCCGGTATGATGACTGATCAGATCAAAATGATGAAAGATCAGTTGAAAATGCCATCTATGCAAAAGCACATGCATAATCCGAATATGAGAAAC
- a CDS encoding dihydrofolate reductase translates to MTTIVVAMGEKNEIGFENQLLWHLPKDLKHFKDITSGHPVIMGRKTYESIGKPLPNRTNIVVSRKKDWFEEGILIVGSIKEAVKFAKKIDEEVFIIGGGNIYEQTMDMVDKLEVTLVKADLEADTFFPKIDGKIWKKTNETCHEKDEKNMYDFCFQTFERNKKEE, encoded by the coding sequence ATGACAACAATAGTGGTAGCAATGGGAGAGAAGAATGAAATTGGTTTTGAAAACCAGTTGCTTTGGCATCTTCCTAAAGACTTAAAACATTTTAAAGATATTACTTCCGGGCATCCTGTAATTATGGGTAGAAAAACCTATGAAAGTATTGGGAAACCTCTTCCTAACCGTACAAATATTGTTGTTTCAAGAAAAAAAGACTGGTTTGAAGAAGGTATTCTTATTGTGGGCAGTATAAAAGAGGCTGTAAAATTTGCTAAAAAAATTGATGAGGAAGTCTTTATCATAGGAGGCGGAAATATTTATGAACAGACCATGGATATGGTGGATAAGCTGGAAGTTACCCTTGTAAAGGCTGATCTTGAAGCTGATACATTCTTCCCTAAAATAGACGGAAAAATCTGGAAAAAAACGAATGAAACCTGCCATGAAAAAGATGAGAAAAATATGTATGATTTCTGTTTCCAGACGTTTGAAAGAAACAAAAAAGAAGAGTAA
- a CDS encoding TPM domain-containing protein, which produces MKLRSLKIVFSFLLICFYTIVSAQYTVPEKPAVLYPVFDEANLLSQQEKDELNNKLIKFADTTSTEIEVVIIKSTKGEDVNFLATMFGQKWKIGKKGVDNGVVFLIATEDRTMSIQQGRAVEQYLTASVAGQILDYIVTPNFRKGDWYAGINGGTSAIMEAVQGKFKPVATTAPSGNGSALKVLVIAFIIFIIIAILFGNRGGGRGGGGNYDDDDDVIISRRGRRNYPGGFFPFPGSFGGGGFGGGSSGGGGGFGGFGGGGSFGGGGASGGW; this is translated from the coding sequence ATGAAATTACGTTCTCTTAAAATAGTATTTTCATTTTTACTGATCTGCTTTTACACCATTGTATCAGCACAATATACCGTACCTGAAAAACCGGCAGTACTCTATCCCGTTTTTGATGAAGCCAATCTTCTTTCCCAACAGGAGAAAGATGAGCTTAATAATAAACTGATCAAATTTGCCGATACTACCTCAACAGAAATTGAGGTAGTGATTATCAAGTCTACCAAAGGCGAAGATGTCAATTTCCTGGCAACCATGTTCGGTCAAAAATGGAAAATTGGAAAAAAAGGGGTCGATAATGGTGTCGTATTTCTGATTGCTACCGAAGACAGAACCATGTCTATCCAGCAAGGAAGAGCAGTAGAGCAGTATCTGACGGCTTCCGTAGCAGGGCAGATTCTGGACTATATTGTTACTCCAAACTTTAGAAAAGGAGACTGGTACGCAGGAATCAATGGCGGTACATCAGCCATTATGGAAGCGGTGCAGGGAAAATTTAAACCTGTAGCCACTACAGCACCTTCCGGTAATGGAAGTGCTCTTAAAGTACTCGTTATCGCCTTTATCATTTTTATCATTATTGCCATCCTGTTTGGCAACAGAGGAGGCGGACGTGGTGGTGGCGGAAATTATGACGACGATGATGATGTCATTATCAGCCGAAGAGGGCGCAGAAATTATCCCGGTGGTTTCTTCCCTTTCCCGGGCAGTTTCGGAGGCGGTGGCTTCGGTGGAGGAAGCTCCGGAGGTGGCGGAGGTTTCGGTGGCTTCGGAGGCGGAGGTAGCTTTGGCGGAGGCGGAGCATCCGGTGGATGGTAA
- a CDS encoding TPM domain-containing protein: MMSKFLTNQQIASLAEAIQSAEDHSTGEIRVHIDSNTEDQHAKTAFEVFKELRMDKTTDRNAVLFHVNFEKKYLTIIGDLGIHEKVHQSYWDHLHDYITAEFAKGNYYKALKSAILETGLELKKYFPVEGENPNQLPNEITFS; this comes from the coding sequence ATAATGAGTAAATTCCTTACCAATCAGCAAATCGCTTCCCTTGCGGAAGCGATTCAGTCGGCAGAAGACCATTCTACGGGAGAAATTAGAGTTCATATTGATTCTAATACGGAAGACCAGCATGCTAAAACGGCATTTGAAGTCTTCAAAGAACTTCGTATGGATAAAACTACCGATAGGAATGCGGTGCTTTTTCATGTCAATTTTGAAAAGAAATATCTGACTATTATAGGAGATCTCGGGATCCATGAAAAAGTGCATCAATCATATTGGGATCATCTGCATGACTATATTACGGCTGAATTTGCAAAAGGAAATTATTATAAGGCATTAAAAAGTGCCATTCTTGAAACAGGTCTTGAACTCAAAAAATATTTTCCTGTAGAAGGAGAAAACCCAAACCAACTCCCGAATGAAATTACGTTCTCTTAA